In Streptococcus salivarius, the sequence GGGACATTTAATGTACTCCTTCAGACGAGAAGTGGACATATAATACCTATCTTGGTAGTAATTATCCTCTGTCAATGGAGGAAGTATCTCTACGTCTTTTATCATTCTTTCTCCTTCCAAAACAAAAAGAGCTCAGTATGACTGAACTCTCTACTTTCTTCTTAAAACCTTGAACTATGTACTAGAAAGGAATATTCTCAAACATAGAATCATCTAGAGGTTCTCCGCCACCAGGAAAGCCCCCTTCTGCAGGTCCAAAATCTGGACTTTGTTGAGAAGAGGTGTTGCTATGACGAGGCTGTAAGTTGTCAAAGTTTGACACATTAACCTCGGTCACATATATACGCTGACCTTGTTGGTTTTCATAAGAACGAGTTTGCAACCGTCCTTCAACGGTCACAAGAAATCCCTTCTTGATCCAGTTTGAGAAATTCTCTCCCTGCTTCCCCCAAATAACTAGAGGGAAAAAGTCGCTTTCTCGCTCACCATTTTGATTTTTGAAATCACGAGGGCAAGCGATACGAGCAGTCGCCACCGCCTTGTTTGAAGGCGTGTAGCGAAGTTCTGGAGCGTCTACAAGACGTCCAGTAATAATGACTTTGTTGAGCATAATTTTCTCCTTTCTTAATCCTCTGCTACGACTTCAATGTCGAGGAATACGATTTCCCCTTCATCTAAAGCTTCAGAAAACTTATGGCTTTTTCCACAAAATTCTTTGTAGCCTTTCTTGGTGAAATGGCTACGTGGGGATAAATAATCGATATACCCCTTAACATGATCATTAGACCATGAATTTTTAGGATTTACCTCCCCAGAAAGAACTAAAGTAGCCCATTCTGAAGCAGAGACCATCATGCCCTCCTCATCAAATAACGACTTTCTTGTTGCCGTTTTCTGTTGTTTTCTTGCTGCTCTGTAAGTAGAGCTTGTTCTGAAGTGTTTTGGAGAATAGGTATCAACCATTCTCATTTTTTTCGTCATTGATTTTCTCATTGTCTTTCTCCTTTAAAAAACTAACTCGAGATCCATCATCTCGATAACTTCTGCTTGATTATCTTGTTTAGAGACATACCTTGATTTACCAAGGTACTCTCTGAAGCCTTTCTTAGTCCAATGGCTACGTGGGGAAACTCTCTCAAGTTTCCCTTTAACATTATCATTAGACCAAGAAGTCTTAGGATCTACCTCCCCAGATAGAACTAAAGTAGCCCAATCTGAAGCAGAAATCACCATGCCGTCAGCATCAAAAAATACTTTTTTTGATGCTGTCATTTGTTGTTTTCTTGCTGCTCTATAAGTAGAGCTTGTTTTGAAAGAATTTCTCATTGTCTTTCTCCTTTAAAAATTGTTG encodes:
- the ssb gene encoding single-stranded DNA-binding protein; protein product: MLNKVIITGRLVDAPELRYTPSNKAVATARIACPRDFKNQNGERESDFFPLVIWGKQGENFSNWIKKGFLVTVEGRLQTRSYENQQGQRIYVTEVNVSNFDNLQPRHSNTSSQQSPDFGPAEGGFPGGGEPLDDSMFENIPF